The sequence gattccaagcaatttttaatttttgcgtcGTATGGGTGTGAAATTCATAGCATTGGCTTGACACGACTGCTTAAATAAATTTCACGAGCTCAGGTTTACTAAATTTTATGTGGAAAAAATCTAACGTTTCCAATAAATACTTGCCTGCACTTCTatcagaaataaatgaaaatgattatattatattatatttattcaaagaaaaagtttcgATTCTGTTCTAAGTAACTTAAACAATGACTTACCACCACTGCCTCCAGACCATCCGCCTCCACCGCCTCCAGATTTCCACCCGCCACCGCTGGGTTTCCATCCACTGCTACCGCCGCTGGACCAGCCACTACTGGGCCAGCCGCCACCACCTCCACCAGTTTTCCAACCACTACCACCGCCGCTCGGCCAACCACCTCCACTTCCACCACCTCCTAGTTTCCAACCGCCTCCACCACCGCTGGGCCATCCTCCACCTCCGCCGCTGACTGtgataacttttataattttaccaCCCCCACCACCGCCATTCCAGCCACCCCCGCCTCCACCTCCACCTCCGTTCCAGCCGCCTCCGCTGCCACCACCACTACTCCAACCAGATTTCCATCCGCTACTTCCGCCACTGGGCCAGCCGCTACTTATGTATCCTCCTTTAAACAAACAaagtcaattttattaaatatttttggagtctttcaaaaattaatagcCTGTtagtttctgaatatttaaatctatttaaaagcattttaattgGAGTGCATTGATTATGTATtactttttatgatatttataaaaaagaattatgagcTATTGTGcacatttggaatttttcataaagtgTAGTcattagatatgaaaaaaatgcaaggagaatttaaaattctcatgataataattctaaaaatatactgcttttctggaaaaaaatcacTGTTTCCAATGTTTTCACTTAATCTTATTAATTCTAAATTCGACCatgcttttccattttttttgtattttcaagcaaaaaattatcaactttctTGAATTAAAGGTTTACAAAACattgagaaataaaataaaataattacatttttatttaattaacaaatctCATTGTTATACGTTGTAACGTTGGTTCTACTAAATTTTAAAGTAGGTCGAATAATGCAGTcgctaaacatttatttcttttctgtgaaaatagattAGTTtccaaatttagaagaaaaaatacgAACATGGTTGGTTATTGGGTTTTTAGTTTTTCGTTGAGATATTAAGGGAACTTCCTTACAAAGTTGCAAGTTAATCCTAGGTGGGAAATATTTCCATACTTGTGTAACGACTCAAGGGAATTGCAAGTAATAAGTGTCTTCGTTTATGGCATTTGCGCAAAACAAATCTGCCTGAAGTCACTTAACACCTGTCGCTCAAATGCGGTATCTCCTAataaatcactgattacaacagAGTAAAGTCAATTACatacagtattaaaaaaaaaattgtggctTTTTCATTTACACACAAAGTCTCTGTAGTGATCCTggagtaaatataattttaatttgtattttaatgaaatttgttttaatgatGCGCATAGAGGagtgtttaaactttttattatttttaatttaagggtaCAACTTTCTTACTTTCTATGAAAAGATAGTCTTCTATTTTCatagattaaaagaaaataaatgtcgTAAGAATTTTTTCCCGAGAAATGGATGTAattacttttagaattttttacttgtaattacaataaataaacattcttcattacctgaaatttcttaaatttctcgaAAAGTGATTACTAaacttttcggaaaaaattaatattgatgtcTATTACTTGCCTTGGTATACAAAAATATATGCTGTAACCTCAATAAAAGTGGAATAGTGTCTACTTCtcgattagacaaaaatggaAACTAcatgaattacatttttctgcGATGCCTCGCTTGATTTTTTTGGATATGGAATTTTTCGGCATTTGTTCaataactttcaataatttaatgataTTCAGGTTTCCTGTTTTTTTACTATCATGAAACTTATATAttctcttttttcgttgaaataaatTCTCAGGGTTTTCTTTGGCACTTTATTTAtagttaaattatatattatgtatattaatttaaataataaacatcaattttaattgttttctgaCAAATTTAAGGCTCATTCATCGATATAATTGAAGCAAATGCaggtaaagaaaaatgtttatttattctgATTAATAGCAAATAAATTCGAAATGTTAATTACATCAATTTCTGGAGAATAGAAATTCGTCACAACTTTCAAATATGTGttttttattatcgaaaatttgattttctatgacggcttataaatttcaaaattgcacggcaaagaaaacaattttttaaatatttcaattatactATAATGCAAAGGAAACTTTCCTTGGTGTTTGAAAGTCAAGGTACTAGAAACTGACTAAAGGTTATATCTACGgatcaatttttacaataaatatttaccTGCGTCTCACGCACcccccaaaataaaaataaagtaaaataagaaaCCGATatactagaaataaaaatattataatcacGAATAGAACTTTCAtgtctgattttaaaaaatatgtcgaTTCCAATAAAACCTAATTTTggtttttcataatttgaaagataattattgacctaattaattaattaattagtgtttcaacaaaataaatagctAATAACAAGggtataattatttattgttaaaaaaattgacaaaatttaaaaaaattaaatttaatgttgtTAATCTCATAACACTAAATGACATAATTATAAAGGAATTACCATATGCAGAAGCGGCAATTGCCAGGAAAATCGCGAGCACGAACACCTAAAATCAGAAATTCACTGAAATACCAATCCCAAATGTAAAATCGTTTACTTCAAACCGCTATATCAGAGAAtagtaaaaaaagagaaaactttaagaaggaaaaaaatgcaCTGTGAGAACCGAACGCAATGTTTACGTACCTTCATGGTGAAGTGTTTGATGCCCCTCGACCAAGTCCGAGTCTCTTTTATAGCTACTGCCTTTCTTCTTAAATCCCCGCTCTAATCTTTCGATATAAAACAATCCGAACTAAGATCCAGCACCATAACTTCCTTCGAaactacaattatttatttcttatatgAGAGAGCAAACTTTTAACCTTTACTTTTCCACCACAGATCGcagattttatattatattcgtATGTGTACTGTTCCAGCGATAGATGCagtttgaaaattgcaaaacttagaaacatgcaaatttttgatgaaaatttattggaaACTTATAAATATTGACCGATCAATAATATGTCGTATAAACTTAGGGATTAGTCTTAAAATCTAAATTGTTGaggaagatttaatttttagtcaaatactAATAATCTGTAGTCAACTTTTgataattgttaatttatttaataatcaaaaatttttaattcatctagtTAAAAATGATGTATGACTAAGAATTAGTTACATTTCACCAACAAATAAGTTAACCCTAGACTAATTCAATGCTTGACAAATTGCCCATATTATTATCagaaggttatttttttaaagtaaaatttgtagtcgttgtaaaattaattctgaataaatttcaactttaaaagaacTGATATAGATATAACAGACTTATGTCAATTTGAATTAACTAGAGCgaattaaattgtattaaaattaaaaattttacatttgtatttcaagatttttttaagatttggatGTGAAAACTTCTAGCAAATTGGACCTCAatacaatatacatatttaaaacttttttatgtgtTAATGTTGAAATCTGttttgaatcattaaatttttatttttatttcaagtgactaatattgtatattttttaacagtaaatGTCTCGCTCACTGAATTTTGAAGAACCTAGCCGCCTTTTCTCAGCAACCGTGgctcaccaaaaatattttttctctgctTACCGAATTTCAGTGAACCACACGGAAacaaaattcttgaggcgaacgagtgaatcgagaatatattaaactcaaagaaagtgtacgcttggattaggtaaaacgtttagttagaagagttacacatttagttactttatgtaaattgttctcgtaaatcaggaatttggacaaaattgctaagttcgaaagtttattattttcgacagattatgtataattgtattatcttaagatgagaaaaaaatttaattgttatagaaatatattaacttacagtagccaatttttcgtctggtatcgcgaaaatgaatttccctgaattccgtgtaatgcatttggNNNNNNNNNNNNNNNNNNNNNNNNNNNNNNNNNNNNNNNNNNNNNNNNNNNNNNNNNNNNNNNNNNNNNNNNNNNNNNNNNNNNNNNNNNNNNNNNNNNNcaaagtaaatctcaactgtcactgctcccgattagactgtcgccattttatttcgctgctcccataatgcaccggcgctcttccgataattgtttCAGACACTTATTCTTAATAAttctattatagctatacttattaggggctTGACtgtacgatatccctggtatatggaaaatggtcaggGATATggattttcgctgatccagggatctttctaaattccttcgttcgttttcagctaaatatttggctataataaggaataatatccctgtcacagctcaattttttttaccgtgcaaGGTACAGATTTTAAAAGTCTCTATTGgaattaaacttttaagttaTTCCAATGGATATCAGCGTTGCAGAACCtagttaaatgtaattttaaaaaatccaatggatttcttgaaaatggaattgAATTAAACACTATAagagaaaaatttgtattgaaataaaaacatCGTTTTCTTGCCGGTTTTGGAATTTAAAAGGAAACATTATCTAAAATCAAATCAGtagaactaaaatatattttattgaagtaatttttatttttatttcaaccatAACCTCGATTAAAGTATTTTCATATGGTTAAATTCGCTATGTGACGTCATGAGTTTCAGATGCTATCCAAAATCGAAACATTACGTAAAAATTTTTGGTTCGTCAAAAATACCTTGAAGCGCGATTACCTATGATTTCATTTTAACATTGAATTGTGGTACTTGCACACTATtaggttttttattattatgaaatcttCTCCCTCATTTTCACACTTTTCAAAACATCTTGAGCATGTATATgctaattctttaaatgaaatcaaAGCTTAATTTGAGCCGCTCGTTTACAtgtcagaaaaatatatatttgtaacaattttaattaaaatattttgactttttaacaccTACGtgtattcaaaattagttttttatgataaagtatggttgtttaaaaaaaaaattatttaaggtaaACTTGGCTAAATTTAACTCAATAGCCGTAAAACGTACAGTGATATTACAGTTTATATAGCAACTAATTAAACTCAGCGCATGTTTCGCATATAAACTGTACAGCACGGCACCTCTTGTGTTATTTGTAACGCAGAAAAGGGGTTAGAGGAACTTATGAAATTGTGTTTGGCTTTAATctaatcaaaaatcaaatcaGAGGAAATTCCTTATCATAGTGGCTAATCTGCACTCGTTATTTAATGTATCGACATAATTtcgtttcaatatttaaaatttccttccagtattttaaaaattattttttaaagccaCTATTTTCATGATTCTTTCTACTACAATATGTATTTCTAAGCTCGTAAGGTTTTATTTCTGTGCATAAAATTGAGATTTcgcttatttttaatgataatatcttgaaaaatgttgtcagcctaattttaaatattggtttTGAAACgataacatatatttttgaatttgtgtgacctgttacattttcatcagagaaggtattagatttgtgtaaaatttgaccgccCCCCCCccataattttggtcaaatttctacgCTTTGAGACACGttgaatctgaaaaacagttttttacgaatgtgtctctgTATGTCTGACTGgccgtctgtctgtatgtatgtctgcttgtttccacaataacttttgacgAAATTAATCTATTACATTAGCCttcggtacactcttttagtgtcgtaAACTAAAGGaaaagttcgttagtcagccattttggataaaaattcaaaatgttgacacatttggaatattttcgagactactttttttcaaaactcaaaatttgTCTGACcggttattcataatattcaaaaagccgaataatttattctcatgacttttttcataaaactgaaaAGTACTAGAGTTATAGCTTTTaccaaattccaaaaaacacacgaaaattatcattttaagccaaataacgcacgaaatgaaaaaaagtcaaaagaagaaaaatgttcatttttaaatgccctacaagattatcataacaactttttaaatttttttgaaaaataaaaaattcaaattttgacagataagaaattaatgaaaaatcgaaaaattacattttctggcCTATCAATGTGAAATACGGTCAAAGATGAgcagacaaaaattgtgcatttgaaaaaaacctacaaatttgttatcaatcacttttcgataggatcaTTAACAGTacaaaaaaatctgccagctgcgtgggcacattctcatcacaacttttgtcttttaatttatttttcgtctcgtgtgtggggcttaaaaaaattaattttggttatgttttcaatgatattttttacgattaaaaccaaaaacagaattatcaaaaaattatttatgacaaataaaatcatttttacattctcatcagagaagatattagatttgtgaaaaatttgacccccccccccctcagtttttgtcaaaagatcCACGTATTGAGAcgccctgaatccaaaaaacaggtttttacgaatgtgtctgcatgTAT is a genomic window of Belonocnema kinseyi isolate 2016_QV_RU_SX_M_011 chromosome 8, B_treatae_v1, whole genome shotgun sequence containing:
- the LOC117178616 gene encoding glycine-rich protein 5-like, which produces MRTGAECERDSKVVQGLVREEEWISSSHGQFRSVTDSYGQSWTISIAMDEGIRRENPSGKNHCTDDVGGYISSGWPSGGSSGWKSGWSSGGGSGGGWNGGGGGGGGGWNGGGGGGKIIKVITVSGGGGGWPSGGGGGWKLGGGGSGGGWPSGGGSGWKTGGGGGGWPSSGWSSGGSSGWKPSGGGWKSGGGGGGWSGGSGGWW